GACAATATAAAGCCGGAAGGAGGACACCATAATGGCGGCTCCAACGATAACCATCAGCAGCGTGATACCGGGCACCTCTATTCCGGCTAACACCGGAGACGTCGAGGTGAGTTGGGGTGTCAGCGACACGCCCCCGAATGCCGCGACGGCGGTGTGGTTGGGAAGCGGGACGCTGGGGATGGAGGTGCTACCGGAAGGCGTCTTTACAGACGAGGGTGGCGGAGCGTCCAACGTCTTTCCGACGACCAGCGATTCATATGCTATGAGTATCATCCGCACGTCGTTCATCAATATCTATGCGACGAATGAAGACGGCGGTACCACCGATCAGGAGACCTTTTACGCCAAAATACGAGTCGGCTATCACGACGCGACCGTCCCAGGCGCTCCGGTACGAGAGAGCGATCTTGATCTCATTCGAGGATATTTGGAGGAAATAGATCGTAGGCTCAATGACAATGTTCTGACGAACCTGCCCGACTATATTGAAGAATTCAATAGCCGGGTTCCTGCGGGTGAGGGCTTTCCTGATTTCGCCGATATGGACTATCTGAGTGGCGGAGTGGGTACGGGCAATCTTACTGACGACATACTTGCCGCCATGCGGGATGCGCTGATCTATATTAGTCCCGCCACAATGCCCCGCGGCTACCGGCCGGGCACGATCACAGATGCTGAGCGAAGGGCGTTGTGTGAGGAGTATGAACACGATGGCAGGACAGTCACAGTATATGGACAATCGACTCGTGAGTGGGTATCCATTTGTCTGGATCGTGGTGCGGACGACTTGACGCTTCTTCATGAACTGTTTCATTATGCTTCGACTTCAAATAATGGAAATGAGGCGAGAGCGGCCGCCGTATCCATGTGTGCGTATAATTGGCTTCCATGACGGCGGGTTGAAGCGAGTCGTTGATGCTATGACGGACCTCCTGCGCGCTGGCAGCTCGTCATGATGCGGGCGTATCTGAGAGAGATCGTGCCTAACCAAGCGATGGAGACTGACGCCGGAAGGCGATGCCACGTTGTGAGCGGGCGCCAGGCGAATGGATAAAGACCAGCACTTCAGTGACGCCTATCCGCCGCGCGAGATTGCGCGGAAGGTCGAGGGTCTCGGTGTTGCGAAGGCGCGTACCGATTTACGGACGCTGCTCGTGCTGGCCGTATTGGCAGGGGCGTTCATCTCGCTTGGGGCGCTCTTTTTCATCGTCATGGTGACAAACTCCACCCTTGGGTTCGGCATGACGCGGTTGGTCGGCGGCTTAAGCTTCTGCCTCGGGCTGATCCTCGTCGTGGTCGCGGGTGCCGAGCTGTTCACCGGGAATAACCTTATCGCCATGGCCTGGGCGAGCCAACTGATCGGGACTCGAGAGGTCATGCGCAACTGGGTCCTGGCCTACCTGGGCAATGTGGGCGGCTGCCTGGCTACGGTGCTGCTCGTTGTGTGGGCCAACGTTGCCGGTCTGGGCGGGGGCGCGGTCGGCGAGATGGCTCTCAGCATCGCTCGCACGAAGGCCGATCTTTCCATGACCGAGGCCTTCGTGCGCGGCGTTTTGTGCAACGCGCTGGTCTGTCTGGCGGTATGGCTCGCCATGGGCGGGCGTAGCGTGACCGACAAGATTCTGGCGATTCTCTTTCCCATTACCGCATTCGTGGCGATGGGCTTCGAGCACTCTATCGCCAACTGGTTTTTCCTGCCCCTCGGGCTCGCGCTGGATGGGGAAGGCGCAGTATCGGTCGTCGGGGCCACGAGAAACATCGTCGCCGTGACCGCCGGTAACGTGGTCGGTGGCACCCTGCTGGTCGCCGGCGTCTACTGGGTGGCCTACCTTCGAGGCGAGCGTCGGCCAAACGATGGCTCCTCCTGAAACCCGACGGGGATTCGACCCCGCCCTCTGGCATACCCTATCCAGCGAAACTGTCCTGGCTCACCTGCAATCTACGCCCACCGGTCTGACAGGGGCCGAGGCGGCCCAACGGTTGGCAGAACATGGGCCGAATGAACTGCAAGCAACCCACCGTATCTCGCCGTGGACGATTCTCTTTGAGCAGTTCAGGAACGTGTTGATTGTCATTCTGCTCGTGGCGACGGCGCTCTCAGCTTTCCTTGGACACGGGATTGAAGCCATCGCCATTGCCGTCATTGTGCTGTTTGCCTGCCTCTTGGGTTTCGTGCAGGAATACCGGGCCGAACGCGCGACCGAGGCATTGCGGCAAATGGCCGCGCCGACAGCCACCGCCCTCCGCGATCGGGAGGAAATTGAAATCCCCGCGCGCGCCCTCGTGCCGGGCGATGTCGTCCTGTTGCGAGCAGGGGACAAGATCCCGGCCGATGTCAGATTGATTGAAGCCGTTAATCTGCAAATCGAAGAGGCCGCGCTGACGGGCGAGTCGGTTCCGGTAGAAAAATACGCCACGCCCCTCACGAACGATGAATTGGCCTTAGGCGATCGCAAGAATATGGCCTACGCCGGTACCGCCGCAACCTATGGCCGAGGGCGCGCGGTCGTCGTGGCGACGGGCATGCGTACTGAGTTCGGCAAGATTGCCCAGATGCTTCAGACGGTTGAAACCGGCAGGACGCCGTTACAGGAAAATTTGGATAAGGTCGGTCACGTGCTGGCGTGGGCCGCCTTCGTGGTAGTGGCGGCCATTGTTGCCCTTGGCCTGTATCGTGGACAACCGTTCATTGAGATGTTGATTTTTGGTATTGCGCTGGCGGTTGCTGTTGTCCCGGAGGCCTTGCCTGCTGTAGTCACGATCTCACTCGCGATCGGCGTCCAGAGGATGGTCAAGCGCCATGCGCTGATGCGCCGCCTCCCCGCGGTCGAAACGCTCGGCAGCACGACGGTGATCTGTTCCGACAAGACCGGCACACTGACGAAAGACGAGATGACGGTTCGCAAGATCTTTACGGCAGGGCAGGTGCTCGACGTATCCGGGGCAGGCTATGAGCCGCACGGCCGGTTCTCGCGCGAGGGTCAGACCATTGAACCGCCTGGCCCGCTGATCCTGCTCCTGCGCGCCGCCGCGCTCGCCTCTGACGCGCATGTCGTTCACAGTGAGGCCGATGGCCGCTGGGACGTCAAAGGCGATCCGACGGAGGGCGCATTAATTGTCGCCGCCGCCAAAGCCGGGTTGCACAAGACCGACCTTGATTCGCAATGTCCTCGCGTGAGCGAAATCCCCTTCACCTCCGAAACCAAACGCATGACCACGCTGCACAGCGGGCTGGAGGGCGTCGTGGCCTATGCCAAAGGCGCGCCGGAAGTCATCCTTGATTCATGCGTCCGGTACATGACGGCGGATGGAGACACACCCCTTGATGCCGAGGGTCGGAAGATCGTTGCGGAAGCAGCCCGCCGGATGGCAGGCGAGGCATTGCGAGTTCTGGCAGTCGCCTCCAAACCACACGCAACACTGGAAAACGCCGAATACGACATGACCTTCCTTGGATTAGTGGGCATGATTGACCCGCCGCGCCCTGAGGCGAAGGCCGCGATTGAGACGTGCGGACAGGCCGGGATTAAGCCGGTTATGATTACCGGCGACCACCCCCTGACCGCACAGGCGGTTGCCCGCGAATTGGGATTACTCAAGGCAGGCCGTGTCGTGACCGGTGCAGAACTGGAGGCGATGAGCGAGGACGAGTTTGAGCGTGAAGTCGAGAACATCGAAGTCTACGCCAGAGTGTCCCCGGCGCACAAGTTAGGTGTAGTGACGGCCCTGCAAAAGAACGGTCACATCGTTGCGATGACGGGCGACGGGGTCAATGACGCGCCCGCGCTCAAGAAGGCCGACATCGGCATCGCGATGGGCATCACCGGTACGGACGTATCCAAGGAGGCCGCCGCCATGACGCTCACCGATGACAACTTTGCGTCCATTGTTGCGGCAGTGGAAGAGGGTCGGGGCATCTTTGGCAATATCAAAAAATATCTGATGTACCTGCTCTCATCCAACATCGGCGAAATTGTCTTGATGGCCGGAACCACACTGCTGGGCCTGCCCCTGCCGTTGACTGCCGTGCAAATCCTGTACGTCAATCTTGCCACCGACGGCTTGCCCGCATTGGCGTTGGCGGTCGATCCGCCCGAACCCGACCTCATGCGCCGCAAGCCGAGAAATCCACGGACCGGCATCTTCACCCGGCCTGTCGTGACCTTGATGGTCGTGGGTGGATTCTGGTCGGCGGCTGTCAACCTGGGCCTTTTCGTATGGGCGCTGAACTCTGGACGGAGCATCGCAGAGGCCATGACGATGACGTTCGTTTCACTGGTGCTGATTCAGTTCTTTAAGGCCTACAACTTCCGCTCCGACCGACTGTCAGTGCTGAATCAGCCCTTTGCCAACAGGTGGTTAAATGTGGCGATCATCCAGGGAGTAGTGCTGTTGGCTATCATTGTCTACGCCCCTGTCCTGCATGAACCGTTTGCCACGTTCAGTCTGCCGTTAGTGGATTGGGCTATCGTCGTCGTGTTAGCTTTTACGGTGTCGCCCGTGCTGGAATTGGCCAAATGGATGGAGCGGCGCGAATGGTTTGGGGAAATGAGTTAGGGGCATTTGCGCAAGTGTCTATTTCTGGAGACACGAGATGTCCTAATTTCCCGACGATCCATTCGGTTCTTCCAAGGCAACCGCCGATCTGGATCAGGCGCGTCAGATCTGGTCGCGTGCCGGCGAGTGCTGCCGATAAGACCGTCTCGCCCATGGTTGCGTCGGTTTCTGAGGCGGCGGCGTACAGGCGATCCATGACGGCCGGAGGGATCGGGGCGTTAAGCTCTTCGGCCAAATAGCCCAGGGTAACGGATAGGGACCTCGATAGTAACCGTAACCGTGCAGAGAGGTTGAAGGATATTGGAAGACCCTATTCGATCAATGGGTTCGAGGGTAAACATCCCCCCAGAGGGAACCGCGCTGCTTACCTTAGTGCGAGCCTCCCTGTCGGCAATCCCTCCTGTGTTCGAGGGCTTTCTCTCCTCGCTCGATTGGGATTTGTTCCTGCGGTTGACTCGGCATCATCGGCTTGAGCCGCTTCTCTGTTATGGCCTCCGAAACTCTCGCTTTGCTGGGATACCGACTGAGATTCGTGAGGAGTGGGAGGCGCGCCGCCGGACGTCAATCGCTACCGCTCTGTACCATCAGGAAGCGCTGAGAGAAATCGCAGCGGCTTTCGCAGATCGTGGCCTTCCATTTGTTGTCTTGAAGGGTGAGGCGCTCTCGAAGGCATTCTACCCCCAGGAAGGCCTACGACCTTACGGAGATATCGATCTTCTCATCCGACCAGAGACCTACGAGTTGGCAAAAGCGACGCTGATGAGCCTTGGATTTCGACTTCGACAGACGGTCAACGAGGCGGAAAAGCTCCGTCTCTTCGGAGAGATTGAGTTCGATAAAGAGGGTCCCGTGACCATGACGGTGGACCTCCACTGGGACACGCTGATGGCTTCCTGGGAGCCACAATCGTTGCTGAGCGACCACGGAACATGGGCGTCCCTTGATCAAGTTCGCCTGGGAAGTCATGCCATACCGATCCTCAAGGGGGAGGTTCTCCTGATCTACCTCTGTGTTCATTTTGCATTTCATCATACATTTGACGGGCTAATTCTCCTCTGTGATCTCTTCCTGGTTCTCAAGCATGACGCAGAGAGGATCGACTGGGATCGCCTCATTGCGATGGCGAACCGATGTCAGTGTCGGCATGCGCTCTACTGGTCCCTCTATTTTGCCAAATCACTCATGGCTGCTCCGGTGCCAGACTCAATTCTTGACCGGCTGCGACCAAATGTACTGATCCGGGCCCTCATGCCAACCACTCGATTGCTGTTTCGAGAGAGCTTGGTCTCTCAGATGCTGGAACGATACATCAAGTTCCTCTTGATCGATACTCAGAAGGGGCGTTGGCGAGCACTGCAAGTCTGGCTTCAATCAAGCAAGCGACTCTTCGGGAGGTGACAAGAGCCTGAATCGTCCTCTTGTCTTGCGACCGAGACTCAGCCCACGTTATCCTGATCGGGAGCAGAAGGCGAACGATGGTTATCCTCTCCATGCAGGCATCGAGGCCAAGGCACCCATCGCTGCCGCTCACTGTCCGTAAGCGGTCGCACCCGTAGCGTCACATCACGATGCTGGGCTGGTGGGGGCCGGTGCTGGGGGAGGCGTTGGCGCCGCGACAGGTGTCGGTGCTGCGGTAGCCGGTTTTTCTTCCACAGGCACAGGGACGGCCTTTTTGACTGACAGTTGCCACCGGGGCAACCCATCGAGGATCTTCTTCGGGGCGGCGACGGTAAAACCCTGGCTGGTGGCCCACTGCTGTATTTCCCCTGCCAGCGATTGCTCGGGTACGACGATTACCAGCTCGTCGTCCGCTGCCAACTCCTGCAGCGCAAGCTTGGCCTGGGGTAATCGGTAGTGACTCATCTCTCCTAGCAACTGCAAAAATCGCTTCATCGCTGTCAGCATCCTCCTTAGCGTTCCATTGAGAAGATAATCACGGCTACAGACTACCAAAGTGGGCAAGCCCGAGTCAACGCACGTTTTCGATTTTTCGACCCTGGAATAGTGATTGGCGACGTAACCGGTTAGCGCGTCAGTCATTGCGGGCAGCTGAATGGTGTGCGGCAATCTCACTGCGGAAAGCGAGATTGCTTCGCTACGCTCGCAATGACACTTTGCAATGGCTATCCTCAGGTTCGTTTTTCTCCTTGACGCTGCTTTTAAAGCGGTATTACTATTCGGCCACTTCGGCGACTCCCCTCTGCCGTGAACCGAAGACGGAAAACACTGGCGGTCGGCGAGGAAACGGCTGTGAAAAGTCAGACTCGCACGTCTGGATGGAGTTGTAGGTATAGGCCCTTCAGGGCAGTTCACGCCCCGAAGGGCCGTTCTGTTTTCAGGAGATCTGTGGAGGGAGGCAAGGGCGTGAGGAGTCCGTTGGATGTGCCGTGAATCAAAGAGGTCTTATGCGGAAACCACATAAGACCCCAAGACACCGCAACGCTGCACGTAGCCCTCCGATACGTGGGATCTTTATACGGCTAAGCGGAGGCGTCTTATGCCGACCCCGAAGCAGATAGCAGATAAAGGAACAGGGACACATTCAGAAACCATATACCCCATGGCGGGACGGGGCGGTAATCTGATGTAACACGACACTTAACCGAAGGTATGGTCAAGCCACGCTACTAGCCGACTAATAGCAGCGGACAGTATAGGAGCTAAACGGATGGTTAATTGGAAGTCTTACACTTACGATCCTCGACAGCATGCAGCTCAGCCGGGCGGAGTGTTCCCTCATGAGACCTACCTAGCTCCCGGCACCTTCTTTGTGTATTACGGCCTGAGTGACAAAGTTGGATTGCAACTTCCCCCATCTCTGATTAAGACGGCAGGTCCGTTTGGAGTGCAACTGGGGAAAAACTATACATGTATTTTTCGCAAACCGGACTTTGTGGACTTTAGAGAAGGGGCACCATTGATGTATTCAGTCTATCCCGATAGGGCGACTATTTACGTACGCAATCAAATGACCGATGATGTCTTTCTTGGTGTACGTATAGGTCCCTAAGTATCATCATTGTTTCAATGCTGGATCTGCTTCCAGGCGTGGTACGTCGCCTAACTATTTACTTACACCTGACGCCACTTGCGCCGCGCTTCGATGGTGCAGATACTTTGCGCCGGCCATCATGCGGATGCAGCGGGGCGATTCTAC
Above is a genomic segment from Candidatus Methylomirabilis tolerans containing:
- a CDS encoding formate/nitrite transporter family protein is translated as MDKDQHFSDAYPPREIARKVEGLGVAKARTDLRTLLVLAVLAGAFISLGALFFIVMVTNSTLGFGMTRLVGGLSFCLGLILVVVAGAELFTGNNLIAMAWASQLIGTREVMRNWVLAYLGNVGGCLATVLLVVWANVAGLGGGAVGEMALSIARTKADLSMTEAFVRGVLCNALVCLAVWLAMGGRSVTDKILAILFPITAFVAMGFEHSIANWFFLPLGLALDGEGAVSVVGATRNIVAVTAGNVVGGTLLVAGVYWVAYLRGERRPNDGSS
- a CDS encoding cation-translocating P-type ATPase, which produces MAPPETRRGFDPALWHTLSSETVLAHLQSTPTGLTGAEAAQRLAEHGPNELQATHRISPWTILFEQFRNVLIVILLVATALSAFLGHGIEAIAIAVIVLFACLLGFVQEYRAERATEALRQMAAPTATALRDREEIEIPARALVPGDVVLLRAGDKIPADVRLIEAVNLQIEEAALTGESVPVEKYATPLTNDELALGDRKNMAYAGTAATYGRGRAVVVATGMRTEFGKIAQMLQTVETGRTPLQENLDKVGHVLAWAAFVVVAAIVALGLYRGQPFIEMLIFGIALAVAVVPEALPAVVTISLAIGVQRMVKRHALMRRLPAVETLGSTTVICSDKTGTLTKDEMTVRKIFTAGQVLDVSGAGYEPHGRFSREGQTIEPPGPLILLLRAAALASDAHVVHSEADGRWDVKGDPTEGALIVAAAKAGLHKTDLDSQCPRVSEIPFTSETKRMTTLHSGLEGVVAYAKGAPEVILDSCVRYMTADGDTPLDAEGRKIVAEAARRMAGEALRVLAVASKPHATLENAEYDMTFLGLVGMIDPPRPEAKAAIETCGQAGIKPVMITGDHPLTAQAVARELGLLKAGRVVTGAELEAMSEDEFEREVENIEVYARVSPAHKLGVVTALQKNGHIVAMTGDGVNDAPALKKADIGIAMGITGTDVSKEAAAMTLTDDNFASIVAAVEEGRGIFGNIKKYLMYLLSSNIGEIVLMAGTTLLGLPLPLTAVQILYVNLATDGLPALALAVDPPEPDLMRRKPRNPRTGIFTRPVVTLMVVGGFWSAAVNLGLFVWALNSGRSIAEAMTMTFVSLVLIQFFKAYNFRSDRLSVLNQPFANRWLNVAIIQGVVLLAIIVYAPVLHEPFATFSLPLVDWAIVVVLAFTVSPVLELAKWMERREWFGEMS
- a CDS encoding nucleotidyltransferase family protein, producing the protein MGSRVNIPPEGTALLTLVRASLSAIPPVFEGFLSSLDWDLFLRLTRHHRLEPLLCYGLRNSRFAGIPTEIREEWEARRRTSIATALYHQEALREIAAAFADRGLPFVVLKGEALSKAFYPQEGLRPYGDIDLLIRPETYELAKATLMSLGFRLRQTVNEAEKLRLFGEIEFDKEGPVTMTVDLHWDTLMASWEPQSLLSDHGTWASLDQVRLGSHAIPILKGEVLLIYLCVHFAFHHTFDGLILLCDLFLVLKHDAERIDWDRLIAMANRCQCRHALYWSLYFAKSLMAAPVPDSILDRLRPNVLIRALMPTTRLLFRESLVSQMLERYIKFLLIDTQKGRWRALQVWLQSSKRLFGR